In Helicobacter mastomyrinus, a single genomic region encodes these proteins:
- a CDS encoding cytochrome-c peroxidase — protein MKVTLLKLLMASSLMLVSVPALYAKTLIEEAKSAGLAPLPKNQKEIDKFLKENNVKSSAFSEAKAELGKKLYFDPRLSKSGLISCNTCHNLGLGGADGITAAVGHKWSPNHQHLNSPTVYNSVFNTIQFWDGRAGNLIEQAKGPIENEVEMATPANLAVKKIASLPEYVNAFKKIYGKVSFENIADAIANFERTLITPSPFDKFLEGDEKALSKEAQAGLKLFIDKGCTACHTGVNLGGSMQPFEVTAKYKFAKLGGFKGDQNGMVKAPTLRNVAETAPYFHNGAIWSLKDAIKEMGSIQLGIAITDQEAKSIEAFLHSLTGKKPEVVYPQLPASNEQTPKPELY, from the coding sequence ATGAAAGTTACACTACTTAAGTTGCTTATGGCATCTTCATTGATGCTCGTATCTGTTCCGGCATTGTATGCCAAGACATTAATTGAAGAAGCAAAAAGTGCAGGATTAGCACCCTTGCCAAAGAATCAAAAAGAAATAGATAAATTTCTTAAAGAAAATAATGTTAAATCAAGTGCCTTTAGTGAAGCAAAAGCAGAGCTTGGAAAAAAACTCTATTTTGATCCACGACTTTCAAAAAGTGGTCTTATCTCTTGTAATACTTGCCATAATCTAGGATTAGGTGGTGCTGATGGGATTACCGCTGCTGTAGGGCATAAATGGAGCCCAAATCATCAGCATTTAAATTCCCCAACTGTATATAACTCTGTATTTAATACGATACAATTTTGGGATGGGCGCGCAGGAAACTTGATTGAACAAGCAAAGGGTCCTATTGAAAATGAAGTAGAAATGGCAACACCAGCAAATCTTGCCGTCAAGAAGATTGCTTCATTACCTGAATATGTGAATGCGTTTAAAAAGATTTATGGAAAAGTAAGTTTTGAAAATATTGCTGATGCGATTGCTAACTTTGAGCGCACATTGATTACGCCTTCTCCTTTTGATAAGTTTTTAGAGGGTGATGAGAAGGCTTTAAGTAAGGAGGCGCAAGCAGGATTGAAGCTTTTTATTGATAAGGGTTGCACCGCTTGCCATACTGGAGTGAATCTCGGCGGCTCAATGCAGCCTTTTGAAGTGACAGCAAAATATAAATTTGCGAAACTTGGAGGTTTTAAAGGAGATCAAAATGGTATGGTAAAAGCACCTACCCTAAGGAATGTAGCTGAAACTGCTCCATATTTCCACAATGGTGCGATTTGGTCGCTTAAAGATGCAATTAAGGAAATGGGAAGTATCCAGCTTGGCATTGCTATCACCGATCAAGAAGCCAAAAGTATTGAAGCATTCCTACATTCACTCACAGGTAAAAAACCTGAAGTGGTTTACCCCCAACTTCCTGCATCAAATGAGCAAACACCGAAGCCTGAACTCTACTAA
- the rpsU gene encoding 30S ribosomal protein S21, with protein MPGIKVRESETFEEAYRKFKKQTDRNLVVTEVRARRFFESKTEKRKKQKINAKKKMLKRLYMLRRYESKL; from the coding sequence ATGCCCGGTATCAAAGTAAGAGAAAGCGAGACTTTTGAAGAAGCTTACAGAAAGTTCAAAAAACAGACTGACCGCAATTTAGTAGTAACAGAAGTGCGTGCCCGTAGATTTTTTGAATCAAAAACAGAAAAGCGCAAAAAGCAAAAGATTAACGCGAAGAAAAAAATGCTTAAAAGACTTTATATGCTTCGCCGATATGAGTCTAAGCTCTAA